In Chlamydia serpentis, the following are encoded in one genomic region:
- a CDS encoding esterase/lipase family protein, with amino-acid sequence MKKFLLSILFLAVGNPLFSETSVIQTLPSGIGGLKETSQRKESVVCIHAFLRSYTSLKPIARVLEKEHYDVFIWNYETRKFTLERHAEHLNRLLKKIAELKPGVPINFVTHSIGGVIVRVALALPDCPEEAKKGKAILMAPPNAGSTLARRYRCIKFVQFVFGGKLGRQLLTYCPKKMLNVGKLPSSLDVLVLSGNKKSKFLPFRLPYENDGKVCIIETKLDTPHKAYVLHTSHTYIITNRKSLYLMKEFLKKGNNTPIIERVAEQDLVQTVLEDKQKNSRLKPYPNKDIYVIHCFGSRPYTLYGFPKKWNPNQKSEINPEKLEK; translated from the coding sequence ATGAAGAAATTTTTATTAAGTATACTTTTTCTAGCTGTTGGTAATCCCTTATTCTCGGAAACCTCAGTAATCCAAACCCTTCCGTCTGGGATTGGAGGGTTAAAGGAAACATCACAGCGAAAAGAATCCGTGGTCTGCATACACGCATTCTTAAGATCATATACATCTTTAAAGCCGATCGCTCGCGTTTTAGAAAAAGAGCACTACGATGTCTTTATTTGGAATTATGAAACTCGTAAGTTTACTCTAGAAAGGCACGCTGAACACCTGAATCGCCTATTAAAAAAAATTGCTGAACTCAAGCCTGGAGTCCCTATAAATTTTGTAACTCATTCCATTGGAGGAGTCATTGTCCGTGTAGCACTTGCTCTCCCTGATTGTCCCGAAGAAGCCAAAAAAGGAAAAGCTATTCTTATGGCCCCACCAAATGCAGGATCCACACTTGCCAGACGTTATAGATGTATAAAATTTGTGCAATTTGTATTCGGAGGAAAACTAGGAAGACAGCTACTTACTTATTGTCCTAAAAAGATGCTGAATGTAGGTAAGCTTCCCTCATCTCTAGATGTGCTTGTTCTCAGTGGAAACAAAAAAAGCAAATTTCTCCCTTTCCGCCTACCGTACGAAAATGATGGGAAAGTCTGTATCATAGAGACAAAACTAGATACACCACATAAAGCCTATGTTCTCCATACCAGCCATACCTATATCATTACTAACCGTAAGTCACTCTACCTTATGAAGGAGTTTTTAAAAAAAGGAAACAACACCCCCATAATCGAACGCGTCGCTGAACAAGATTTAGTACAAACAGTTCTTGAGGATAAGCAAAAGAATTCAAGACTCAAACCTTATCCCAATAAAGATATTTATGTTATACACTGTTTTGGTTCTCGTCCCTACACTCTTTATGGATTTCCAAAAAAATGGAATCCTAACCAAAAAAGCGAAATAAATCCTGAAAAGTTAGAAAAATAA
- the recF gene encoding DNA replication/repair protein RecF (All proteins in this family for which functions are known are DNA-binding proteins that assist the filamentation of RecA onto DNA for the initiation of recombination or recombinational repair.) — protein sequence MKICSLKLKNFRNHSDLEISLSPKLNYIVGKNAQGKTNLLEAFYVLSLGRSFRTQHLTDTITFGSPYFFLETQFKKDELPETLSIYTDKHGKKIIYNQAPIKTLSRLIGKLPIVLFSSQDRLLISGTPTDRRLFLNLLLSQCDSYYTHALSYYHRTLQQRNALLKSKQTQTLSAWNEELIKHGTYLSIQRFLCTQKLSALSKELWSNNLKEQLALKFKCSLIKNSNISEIIIAQEFRKQLSTSLSRDLESGSTSVGPHRDDFLLTINHMPVSQFSSEGQKHNLLVILRLAECLYLRQVHNISPLVCLDDIHAGLDSERVSQILDLTSNLGQTLITSNQVHQKLPKTSLILNIDNAQVSEKII from the coding sequence ATGAAAATCTGCTCTCTGAAGCTAAAAAACTTCCGTAATCATAGTGATTTAGAAATTTCACTTTCTCCTAAACTCAACTATATTGTCGGCAAAAATGCTCAAGGAAAAACAAACCTTCTAGAAGCCTTTTACGTTCTCTCCTTAGGAAGATCTTTTCGCACACAGCATCTTACAGATACCATAACTTTCGGATCTCCTTACTTTTTTTTAGAAACACAATTTAAGAAAGATGAACTTCCTGAAACTCTATCTATTTATACAGATAAGCACGGGAAAAAAATTATTTATAACCAAGCTCCAATAAAAACTCTATCTCGGCTCATAGGGAAATTACCTATTGTTCTTTTTTCTTCACAAGATCGTCTCTTAATCTCAGGGACTCCTACCGACCGTCGTCTCTTCCTTAACCTACTTCTATCTCAATGTGATAGCTATTATACGCACGCCTTATCATATTACCATCGCACACTCCAACAGAGGAATGCTCTGTTGAAAAGCAAGCAAACCCAGACTCTTTCTGCCTGGAACGAAGAATTAATAAAACATGGAACATACTTATCAATTCAACGTTTCCTCTGTACCCAAAAGCTCTCAGCTTTATCGAAAGAACTCTGGTCCAATAATCTAAAAGAACAATTAGCCTTAAAATTTAAGTGTTCCCTAATCAAAAATTCGAATATTTCTGAAATCATTATAGCTCAAGAGTTTCGCAAGCAACTCTCGACGTCACTTTCTCGAGATCTTGAGTCAGGAAGCACCTCAGTAGGTCCTCATCGAGATGACTTTCTACTCACTATTAATCACATGCCTGTATCACAATTCTCTAGCGAAGGGCAAAAACATAATCTCTTAGTAATCCTAAGACTTGCTGAGTGCCTCTATCTACGGCAAGTCCACAACATATCGCCCTTAGTCTGTCTTGATGATATCCATGCAGGACTAGATAGCGAACGCGTTTCTCAAATCCTAGACCTTACTTCTAATCTAGGTCAAACTCTGATTACCTCGAACCAGGTGCATCAGAAACTTCCAAAAACGAGTCTTATTTTAAATATTGATAATGCTCAAGTTTCCGAAAAAATTATCTAA